A genomic segment from Variovorax paradoxus B4 encodes:
- a CDS encoding ABC transporter permease encodes MLRKLLLSPALRPFLLILLLLVLWDLTIRLFRIPAYLIPPPWEVVKQLVAEWPHLLAESWKTTLATLGGFGLTILIGIPIAMVIAYSRLVESYVYPLLVFSQSIPKVAIAPLFVVWFGFGILPKVISAFLLGFFPVVVSTVMGFKSVEPDMLDLARSMGASRLQTFFKISLPQAMPAIFSGLKVSVTLAVVGAVVGEFVGSNSGIGYVLQVANGNFDLPLMFAALVVLSSIGVILFVAVDLVERVMIPWHASQRHVQ; translated from the coding sequence ATGCTCCGCAAGCTCCTGCTCTCTCCGGCCCTGCGCCCGTTCCTGCTGATCCTGTTGCTGCTGGTGCTGTGGGACCTGACGATCCGGCTCTTCAGGATTCCGGCCTACCTGATTCCACCGCCGTGGGAGGTGGTGAAGCAGCTCGTTGCCGAATGGCCGCACCTGCTCGCCGAAAGCTGGAAGACCACGCTCGCCACGCTCGGCGGCTTCGGCCTGACGATCCTCATCGGCATTCCGATCGCGATGGTCATCGCCTACTCGCGTCTGGTCGAGTCGTACGTGTACCCGCTGCTGGTGTTCTCGCAGAGCATCCCCAAGGTGGCGATAGCGCCGCTGTTCGTGGTGTGGTTCGGCTTCGGCATCCTGCCCAAGGTGATCAGCGCCTTCCTGCTGGGCTTCTTTCCGGTGGTGGTGTCGACGGTGATGGGCTTCAAGTCGGTCGAGCCCGACATGCTCGACCTGGCCCGTTCGATGGGCGCGAGCCGCCTGCAGACCTTCTTCAAGATCAGCCTGCCGCAAGCCATGCCCGCAATCTTCAGCGGCTTGAAGGTGTCGGTGACGCTGGCGGTCGTGGGTGCGGTGGTCGGCGAGTTCGTCGGCTCCAACTCGGGCATCGGCTACGTGCTGCAGGTCGCCAACGGCAACTTCGACCTGCCGCTCATGTTCGCCGCGCTCGTGGTGCTGTCGAGCATCGGCGTGATCCTTTTCGTCGCGGTCGACCTGGTCGAGCGCGTGATGATTCCGTGGCACGCCTCGCAGCGCCACGTGCAATGA
- a CDS encoding tripartite tricarboxylate transporter substrate binding protein, whose translation MKQLARTTALTALTCLAALLPGLASAQNGYPTKPIRVIVPFAAGSTTDIIARAIADKMGASMGQALIIDNRAGASGTIGQQAVATAAPDGYTVMIHSSSHTVSPSTFAKLPFDTVGDFAGVTPISSLPNALVISPSKNIRTLPQLLAAARAKPGSMNFASAGQGSATHLNAEKFKMAAKIDATNIPFKGSGEAVTEVLSGRVDYYFSPIAPVIGQIKEGQLLALAVGSPRRAAALPDVPTTTEAGVPGSEFNFWIGMMAPAKTPRDIVNRLHDEVAKALATPEVKERFAKLGADAWTLKPEQFDAHIKEEIASNAQLVKAAGLSVQQ comes from the coding sequence ATGAAGCAACTCGCACGCACCACCGCCCTCACGGCGCTCACCTGCCTGGCCGCCTTGCTGCCGGGCCTCGCATCCGCGCAGAACGGCTACCCCACCAAGCCGATCCGCGTGATCGTTCCGTTCGCGGCCGGCAGCACCACCGACATCATTGCCCGCGCCATCGCCGACAAGATGGGCGCGAGCATGGGCCAGGCGCTGATCATCGACAACCGCGCAGGCGCCAGCGGCACCATCGGCCAGCAGGCCGTGGCCACGGCCGCGCCGGACGGCTACACGGTCATGATCCACTCGTCGTCGCACACGGTGAGCCCGTCGACCTTCGCCAAGCTGCCGTTCGACACGGTGGGCGACTTCGCGGGCGTGACGCCGATCTCGTCGCTGCCCAACGCGCTCGTCATTTCGCCGTCGAAGAACATCAGGACGCTGCCGCAGCTGCTGGCCGCAGCACGCGCCAAGCCCGGCAGCATGAACTTCGCGTCGGCCGGCCAGGGCAGCGCCACGCACCTGAACGCCGAGAAGTTCAAGATGGCCGCGAAGATAGACGCCACCAACATCCCCTTCAAGGGATCGGGCGAGGCCGTCACCGAGGTGCTCTCGGGCCGTGTCGACTACTACTTCTCGCCCATTGCCCCGGTGATCGGCCAGATCAAGGAGGGCCAGCTGCTCGCGCTCGCCGTCGGCTCGCCCAGGCGCGCCGCCGCCCTGCCCGACGTGCCCACCACCACCGAAGCCGGCGTGCCCGGCTCCGAGTTCAACTTCTGGATCGGGATGATGGCGCCCGCCAAGACGCCGCGCGACATCGTCAACCGCCTGCACGACGAAGTGGCGAAGGCGCTGGCCACGCCCGAGGTGAAGGAGCGCTTCGCAAAGCTCGGCGCCGATGCCTGGACGCTCAAGCCCGAGCAGTTCGACGCCCACATCAAGGAAGAGATCGCGAGCAATGCCCAGCTCGTGAAGGCCGCGGGCCTCTCGGTCCAACAGTAA
- a CDS encoding thiamine pyrophosphate-binding protein, with product MSTSQPAGHLIVECLVEQGMEIAFGVPGESFLAVLDGFHAYRERARFIVNRQEGGAAFMAEAHGKLTGRPGVCFVTRGPGATNASIGVHTAFQDSTPMVLFVGDVGSDFRDREAFQEVDYGSFFGPGTKGFAKRVERIDDANRIPEYVARAFATAMNGRPGPVVLVLPEDMLRSQTAARPLKRVEAVQPWSDPGALRTLRELLLKSQRPLVIAGGGGWTAQAAQALQRFAENWRLPVANAFRFQDTFDNGHPLYAGDVGIAINPKLAQRVKDSDLIIAIGPRLGEMTTGGYTLLEAPKARQTLVHIHASAEELNRVYQADLAINAGMSAAARSLEVLSAPNTLPWEEWAVQAHADYEANLEPQALAGMPAETPRGPVDMAEVVALLQKHLPPDAAITNGAGNFASWVHRYFRYHGLAKGHKTQLAPTSGAMGYGVPAGIAANLATGRVAFTIAGDGDFLMTGQELATASQHGGKSIIVLLNNGMFGTIRMHQEREYPERASGTALRNPDFCGLARAYGYAAERVTETAQFEAALLRALAADTGTLIEIPLDPEVITTRGTLASITRAAQRQAQG from the coding sequence ATGAGTACATCACAACCCGCCGGCCACCTGATCGTCGAATGCCTGGTCGAGCAGGGCATGGAGATCGCGTTCGGCGTGCCCGGCGAGAGCTTTCTGGCGGTGCTCGACGGCTTTCATGCGTATCGCGAGCGGGCCCGCTTCATTGTCAACCGGCAGGAGGGCGGCGCAGCCTTCATGGCGGAGGCGCACGGCAAGCTCACGGGGCGCCCGGGCGTGTGCTTCGTGACGCGCGGGCCGGGAGCCACCAACGCGTCGATCGGCGTGCACACCGCGTTCCAGGATTCGACGCCGATGGTGCTGTTCGTCGGCGACGTCGGCAGCGACTTCCGCGACCGCGAAGCGTTCCAGGAGGTGGACTACGGCAGCTTCTTCGGGCCGGGCACCAAGGGCTTTGCCAAGCGCGTGGAGCGCATCGATGACGCGAACCGCATTCCCGAATACGTGGCGCGCGCCTTTGCCACGGCGATGAACGGCCGGCCGGGGCCGGTGGTGCTGGTGCTGCCGGAAGACATGCTGCGCAGCCAGACCGCGGCGCGGCCGCTCAAGCGCGTGGAGGCGGTCCAGCCGTGGAGCGACCCGGGCGCATTGCGCACGCTGCGCGAGCTGCTGCTGAAGTCGCAGCGGCCGCTGGTGATCGCGGGCGGCGGTGGCTGGACGGCGCAGGCCGCGCAAGCACTGCAGCGCTTTGCCGAAAACTGGCGGCTGCCGGTGGCCAATGCCTTTCGCTTCCAGGATACCTTCGACAACGGCCATCCGCTGTACGCGGGCGACGTCGGCATCGCGATCAATCCGAAGCTCGCGCAGCGCGTGAAAGACAGCGACCTGATCATCGCCATCGGCCCGCGGCTGGGCGAGATGACCACCGGCGGCTACACGCTGCTCGAAGCGCCCAAGGCCAGGCAGACGCTGGTGCATATCCATGCAAGCGCCGAGGAGCTCAACCGCGTCTACCAGGCCGACCTGGCCATCAACGCCGGCATGAGCGCCGCTGCGCGCAGCCTGGAGGTGCTGAGCGCGCCCAACACCCTGCCGTGGGAAGAGTGGGCGGTTCAGGCCCATGCGGACTACGAGGCGAACCTCGAGCCGCAGGCGCTCGCCGGCATGCCGGCCGAAACGCCGCGCGGCCCGGTCGACATGGCGGAGGTCGTCGCACTGCTGCAGAAGCACCTGCCGCCGGATGCGGCCATCACCAACGGCGCCGGCAACTTCGCGAGCTGGGTGCACCGCTACTTCCGCTACCACGGGCTTGCAAAGGGCCACAAGACGCAGCTGGCGCCCACCAGCGGCGCCATGGGCTATGGCGTGCCGGCGGGCATCGCGGCCAACCTGGCCACGGGCCGGGTGGCCTTCACCATCGCGGGCGACGGCGATTTCCTGATGACCGGGCAAGAGCTCGCGACCGCTTCGCAGCACGGAGGCAAAAGCATCATCGTGCTGCTGAACAACGGCATGTTCGGCACCATCCGCATGCACCAGGAGCGGGAGTATCCAGAGCGCGCCAGCGGCACCGCGCTGCGCAACCCCGACTTCTGCGGCCTCGCGCGGGCCTACGGCTACGCGGCCGAGCGCGTGACGGAAACCGCGCAGTTCGAAGCCGCGCTGCTGCGCGCGCTGGCGGCCGATACGGGCACGCTGATCGAGATTCCGCTCGATCCTGAGGTGATCACCACGCGCGGCACGCTCGCGTCGATCACGCGTGCCGCGCAGCGGCAGGCGCAGGGCTGA
- a CDS encoding ABC transporter ATP-binding protein translates to MSQVNLIEARGVSKTYQSKDGPVESLKPLDFAIREGEFVSVVGPSGCGKSTLLKMVAGLLPISGGELTLAGKPIKGPQKDVGIVFQSAVLLPWRSVEDNILLQAEMRHLPKAASQARARELMEMAGLKGFEGKYPWQLSGGMQQRASICRALLHDPSVLLMDEPFGALDAMTREKMNLELQRIWMASRKTVMLITHSIPEAIFLSDRVIVMSERPGSIAAVYDIDLPRPRTLDMMASAEFGAYTKVVRAHFFSQGILDH, encoded by the coding sequence ATGTCCCAAGTCAACCTGATCGAAGCGCGCGGCGTCTCGAAAACGTACCAAAGCAAGGACGGCCCGGTCGAGTCGCTGAAGCCGCTCGACTTCGCCATCCGGGAGGGCGAGTTCGTCTCCGTCGTCGGCCCTTCGGGCTGCGGCAAGAGCACGCTGCTCAAGATGGTGGCGGGCCTGCTGCCGATCAGCGGCGGCGAACTCACGCTGGCCGGCAAGCCGATCAAGGGCCCGCAGAAGGACGTGGGCATCGTGTTCCAGAGCGCGGTGCTGCTGCCCTGGCGCAGCGTGGAAGACAACATCCTGCTGCAGGCCGAGATGCGCCACCTGCCCAAGGCTGCCTCCCAGGCCCGGGCGCGCGAATTGATGGAGATGGCGGGTCTCAAGGGCTTCGAGGGCAAGTACCCGTGGCAGCTCTCGGGCGGCATGCAGCAACGCGCGTCGATCTGCCGCGCACTGCTGCACGACCCGTCGGTGCTGCTGATGGACGAGCCCTTTGGCGCACTCGACGCGATGACGCGCGAGAAGATGAATCTCGAGCTGCAGCGCATCTGGATGGCGTCGAGGAAGACCGTGATGCTGATCACCCACAGCATTCCCGAAGCCATCTTTCTCTCGGACCGCGTGATCGTGATGAGCGAGCGTCCCGGTTCGATTGCCGCCGTCTACGACATCGATCTGCCGCGCCCGCGCACGCTCGACATGATGGCCTCGGCCGAGTTCGGCGCGTACACGAAGGTCGTGCGCGCACATTTCTTCTCGCAGGGCATCCTGGACCACTGA
- a CDS encoding ABC transporter substrate-binding protein, which yields MKKLLPSMLALAVTALATFAIAPAHAQADKPRDKVTLMLNWYLYSEHAPFFLGREKGFYADEGIDLEIQEGRGSAVTAQAVAAKSATFGYIDVTTMIKAAAKGAPLKSTGVLFQVSPMSVMGFTEKNIKTPKDIVGKTVAVTPGDSMSQMWPLFLKANNITADQVKIVSGDAQTKLNAVTNGQADLLLGYVMDQAIKLQDATGKPVTPIRFADSGVNQISSGIIANKNLLTENPDLVKRFMRASTKAAEAAEKSPEAAVDAMLKANPKAGVRDTLIVGMKQSTALYHTKETANQRPFRVAMKNVNDSLDLLVQYGGMDASTRGKPEDYVTLDFLPN from the coding sequence ATGAAGAAACTGCTTCCCTCGATGCTCGCGCTCGCCGTCACGGCGCTGGCCACGTTCGCGATTGCGCCCGCCCATGCCCAGGCCGACAAGCCCAGGGACAAGGTCACGCTGATGCTCAACTGGTACCTCTACAGCGAGCACGCGCCCTTCTTCCTCGGCAGGGAGAAGGGCTTCTATGCCGACGAAGGCATCGACCTCGAGATCCAGGAAGGCCGCGGCTCCGCCGTCACCGCGCAGGCGGTGGCCGCCAAGTCGGCCACCTTCGGCTACATCGACGTCACGACCATGATCAAGGCCGCCGCCAAGGGCGCGCCGCTCAAGTCGACCGGCGTGCTGTTCCAGGTGAGCCCGATGTCGGTCATGGGCTTCACCGAGAAGAACATCAAGACGCCGAAGGACATCGTCGGCAAGACCGTGGCCGTCACGCCCGGCGACTCGATGTCGCAGATGTGGCCGTTGTTCCTGAAGGCCAACAACATCACGGCCGACCAGGTGAAGATTGTCTCGGGCGACGCCCAGACCAAGCTCAATGCGGTGACCAATGGCCAGGCCGACCTGCTGCTGGGCTACGTGATGGACCAGGCCATCAAGCTGCAGGACGCCACCGGCAAGCCCGTGACGCCGATCCGCTTTGCCGACTCGGGCGTGAACCAGATCAGCTCCGGAATCATCGCCAACAAGAACCTGCTGACCGAGAACCCCGACCTGGTGAAGCGCTTCATGCGCGCCTCCACCAAGGCCGCCGAAGCCGCCGAGAAGAGCCCCGAGGCCGCGGTCGACGCGATGCTCAAGGCGAACCCCAAGGCTGGCGTGCGCGACACGCTGATCGTCGGCATGAAGCAGAGCACGGCGCTCTATCACACGAAGGAGACGGCGAACCAGCGGCCGTTCCGCGTGGCGATGAAGAACGTGAACGACTCGCTCGACCTGCTGGTGCAGTACGGCGGCATGGATGCCTCGACGCGCGGCAAGCCCGAGGACTATGTGACCCTGGACTTCCTTCCGAACTGA
- a CDS encoding enolase C-terminal domain-like protein — protein sequence MDAPRFHIEEIRFAERDVALRLPFRFGAATVTACPQVYAKARIRFPDGRTAEGCAAEMMVPKWFDKNPVLTNEQNFEQLRFALRDARDAYAAEDDAQTAWTHFASNYAALQASARARGLQALVASYGPALIDRALLDALCLHTGASFASAMSANLCGIDIAGSGLADDLADFDMPGFLACQSPRASIAARHTVGLADAIDDSDALPDAPTDGLPTTLAAAVHRYGLTHFKLKLCGNTAQDIDRLERIARVIDGHAQLVTLDGNEQYADADAFGVFLDRMLSTPMLWKLAQKTVFVEQPIRRDAALARSVSALGKRIPLLIDESDATLDAFVQARTLGYTGVSSKSCKGFYKSVVNAARCAHWNAAEGTARHFLSGEDLTMQAGIGVQQDLALVGWLGLSHVERNGHHYVNGLAAVPEAEQRALLKLHPGLYELSDGAVRLAIRGGQLDLSSLATAPGFATGKPGAGISWDAMRSVY from the coding sequence ATGGACGCGCCCCGTTTCCATATCGAAGAGATCCGGTTTGCCGAGCGCGACGTGGCGCTGAGGCTGCCGTTCCGCTTCGGCGCCGCCACCGTCACGGCCTGCCCGCAGGTCTATGCGAAGGCCCGCATTCGCTTCCCCGACGGCCGCACGGCCGAGGGCTGCGCCGCCGAGATGATGGTGCCCAAGTGGTTCGACAAGAACCCGGTGCTCACCAACGAACAGAACTTCGAGCAGCTGCGCTTTGCGCTGCGCGATGCACGCGACGCCTATGCGGCCGAAGACGATGCACAAACCGCGTGGACGCACTTCGCGTCGAACTATGCCGCACTGCAGGCCAGTGCCCGGGCCAGGGGCCTGCAGGCACTGGTGGCGAGCTACGGCCCCGCCCTGATCGACCGCGCCCTGCTCGACGCGCTGTGCCTGCACACGGGTGCCAGCTTCGCCTCGGCGATGAGCGCCAATCTGTGCGGCATCGACATCGCAGGCAGCGGGCTGGCCGATGACCTCGCCGACTTCGACATGCCCGGCTTCCTGGCCTGCCAGTCGCCGCGCGCAAGCATCGCGGCGCGCCACACGGTCGGCCTGGCCGACGCCATCGACGACAGCGATGCGCTACCCGACGCGCCCACGGACGGACTGCCCACCACACTTGCCGCGGCAGTGCACCGCTACGGCCTCACGCATTTCAAGCTCAAGCTCTGCGGCAACACCGCGCAGGACATCGATCGCCTCGAACGCATCGCCCGCGTGATCGACGGCCACGCGCAACTCGTGACGCTCGACGGCAACGAGCAGTACGCCGACGCGGACGCCTTCGGTGTCTTTCTCGACCGCATGCTGTCGACGCCCATGCTGTGGAAGCTCGCGCAGAAGACGGTCTTCGTCGAACAGCCGATCCGCCGCGATGCCGCCTTGGCGCGCAGCGTGTCGGCGCTGGGCAAGCGCATCCCGCTGCTGATCGACGAATCCGACGCCACGCTGGACGCCTTCGTACAGGCCCGCACGCTCGGCTACACGGGCGTATCGAGCAAGAGCTGCAAGGGCTTCTACAAGTCGGTCGTCAACGCGGCGCGCTGCGCACACTGGAACGCTGCGGAAGGCACCGCGCGCCATTTCCTCTCCGGCGAAGACCTGACCATGCAGGCCGGCATCGGCGTCCAGCAGGACCTCGCGCTCGTCGGCTGGCTCGGCCTCTCGCACGTCGAACGCAACGGACACCACTACGTCAACGGCCTCGCGGCCGTGCCCGAGGCGGAGCAGCGGGCCTTGCTGAAGCTGCACCCCGGTCTCTACGAACTGAGCGACGGCGCCGTGCGCCTCGCCATCCGCGGCGGACAGCTCGATCTGTCGTCGCTCGCCACCGCGCCCGGCTTTGCCACCGGCAAGCCCGGCGCCGGCATCTCGTGGGACGCCATGCGTTCCGTCTACTGA
- a CDS encoding TetR/AcrR family transcriptional regulator: MKATKDSLPETIEPRSRDADRSQLAILASARDEFAQRGLAGARMDSIAERAGLNKRLIYYYFGSKDDLFLAVLERTYADIREAEQRLHLDEIDPVEAIRQLVSFTWHYYLEHPEFITLLNSENLHCAAHLKRSERIQEMNSPLVQMLDTVLERGRRDKLFRAGVDPVQLYISIASLCYFYLSNNHTLSAIFGRDLRAPKAMAQRLSHMTDLVLGYVLH; the protein is encoded by the coding sequence ATGAAGGCCACCAAGGATTCCTTGCCCGAAACGATCGAGCCGCGTTCGCGCGACGCCGACCGCTCGCAACTGGCCATCCTTGCGTCGGCACGCGACGAGTTTGCCCAGCGCGGCCTGGCCGGCGCGCGCATGGACAGCATCGCCGAGCGCGCGGGCCTGAACAAGCGCCTGATCTACTACTACTTCGGCAGCAAGGACGACCTGTTCCTGGCAGTGCTCGAACGCACCTACGCCGACATCCGCGAGGCGGAGCAGCGGCTGCACCTGGACGAGATCGATCCGGTCGAGGCCATTCGCCAGCTGGTCTCGTTCACCTGGCACTACTACCTCGAGCACCCCGAGTTCATCACGCTGCTGAACAGCGAGAACCTGCACTGCGCCGCGCACCTGAAGCGTTCCGAACGGATCCAGGAAATGAACTCGCCGCTGGTGCAGATGCTGGACACCGTGCTCGAGCGGGGCCGGCGCGACAAGCTGTTCCGTGCCGGGGTGGACCCGGTGCAGCTCTACATCTCGATCGCGTCGCTGTGCTACTTCTATCTCTCGAACAACCACACGCTCTCGGCCATCTTCGGGCGTGACCTGCGCGCACCCAAGGCGATGGCGCAACGCCTCTCGCACATGACCGACCTGGTCCTGGGCTACGTCCTTCACTGA